A genomic region of Dreissena polymorpha isolate Duluth1 chromosome 4, UMN_Dpol_1.0, whole genome shotgun sequence contains the following coding sequences:
- the LOC127877018 gene encoding putative leucine-rich repeat-containing protein DDB_G0290503, producing the protein MARDMSSKPGMLLQNIIHDEVVALCQAFYKSARSLEIDGIICVTVLDSKEQQVIKIHKTLTSISGKPNEEERRQNSQPDSVLVPPNFQSDIATLDSLLKSATASCKDPQIENYKNKRKRKPPKQKQYSNIAEEVPDKIYSQKSEEQVTTNDTVNGDPYRVQKEVSSLVQTDSQRADSAIPENIVIKTEPQDPEYDSLNEHTTGIQNGIISHEKSVNEHRPASEPILGNDKWHENSPDYNLVKVEKMPETDENVFLDYYRNESIDRRVSSGELLVEKNGDKSENIGGSDGSAFDRFSSDMQQFSSFPTRRRIKKPIDGAKWIELVKNNVTRYQEALKRAGKMDVAVNELISDEHRLPRGASCPITEKQNQSRLPNLINMLNTPPLSRTRIMAIVPLDGDTGTSNLKKDSSIPVNDSRSSSDSPLPQIKIEVDDVDASYTGDHGDKHTTNQSPSLIGNSLLQNQNQNQTSGKLENRYPALFSQLQTGLQGSLSNTVVNSESLVNRLPFISFQDIFSTTSSSPKSVEQAEKVKHQWNWKKRKVRKSHDPVENLQRNSKHKSDSDNDWRPNVASDCSVESGERDSAWDSRTDRPKRRKSAKINFAELENSDIEFDEYDEDEGSASFPQFGSSAEEIGTSYKPDKSSSVQLMQALASNAAAIGSQSVLNSGGLPCSICGLDFNQEYRRNYHMIKVHGVAHESETHLFR; encoded by the coding sequence ATGGCAAGAGATATGTCATCGAAACCTGGAATGCTTCTCCAGAACATTATCCATGATGAAGTGGTTGCTCTTTGTCAGGCGTTTTACAAGTCAGCTCGCAGCCTGGAGATTGATGGCATCATATGTGTCACTGTATTAGATTCCAAAGAGCAGCAAGtgattaaaatacacaaaacttTAACGTCAATTTCTGGGAAACCTAATGAAGAAGAAAGACGCCAAAATTCACAACCAGACAGTGTTCTTGTACCTCCAAACTTTCAGAGTGACATTGCAACACTTGACAGTTTATTAAAATCAGCCACAGCTTCTTGTAAAGATCCTCAAATTGAAAACTATAAAAACAAGCGAAAAAGAAAACCACCAAAGCAAAAACAATATTCCAACATTGCTGAGGAGGTGCCTGACAAGATTTATTCACAAAAGTCAGAGGAACAAGTGACAACTAATGATACAGTTAATGGAGATCCATATAGGGTACAAAAGGAAGTTTCAAGTTTAGTACAAACAGATTCACAAAGAGCAGATTCTGCAATTCCAGAGAACATTGTCATAAAGACAGAGCCCCAAGATCCAGAATATGACAGTCTCAATGAACATACCACAGGTATTCAAAATGGTATTATAAGCCATGAGAAAAGTGTTAATGAACACAGACCTGCATCAGAACCTATTTTGGGTAATGACAAATGGCATGAAAATAGCCCGGACTATAATTTAGTAAAAGTTGAAAAAATGCCTGAAACAGATGAGAATGTTTTCCTTGACTATTATAGAAATGAAAGCATTGATAGAAGAGTTTCTTCAGGTGAATTACTTGTAGAAAAAAACGGGGACAAAAGTGAAAACATTGGTGGCAGTGACGGGTCTGCATTTGACAGGTTTAGCAGTGACATGCAGCAGTTCAGCAGTTTTCCCACACGCCGTAGAATAAAAAAGCCTATTGATGGGGCAAAATGGATTGAACTGGTGAAgaacaatgtaacacgatatcAGGAAGCTCTTAAGAGAGCTGGCAAAATGGACGTGGCTGTGAATGAATTGATATCCGATGAACATCGTCTCCCCAGAGGTGCTTCTTGCCCAATCACGGAAAAGCAAAACCAGTCAAGACTTCCTAATTTAATCAACATGTTGAACACACCTCCCCTCTCAAGAACTCGCATAATGGCCATAGTACCCTTGGATGGAGATACAGGAACCAGTAATTTGAAAAAGGATTCAAGCATTCCTGTGAATGATTCTAGAAGTAGCTCAGACTCTCCATTGCCTCAAATCAAAATTGaggttgatgatgttgatgcCTCATATACTGGTGACCATGgtgacaaacacacaacaaatCAGTCACCATCTTTAATTGGCAATTCTTTGTTGCAAAATCAGAATCAAAACCAAACATCTGGTAAACTGGAAAATCGCTACCCAGCTCTCTTCAGTCAACTCCAAACAGGACTTCAAGGTAGTTTATCAAACACGGTCGTCAATTCTGAATCATTAGTCAATAGACTTCCATTCATTTCATTCCAGGATATCTTTTCTACAACATCCTCGTCGCCTAAAAGTGTTGAGCAAGCAGAAAAGGTTAAGCATCAATGGAATTGGAAGAAACGGAAAGTGCGAAAAAGTCACGATCCTGTAGAAAATTTGCAAAGAAACTCTAAACATAAGTCTGACTCTGACAATGATTGGAGACCAAATGTAGCGAGTGACTGCAGTGTTGAATCAGGGGAAAGAGACTCTGCGTGGGATAGCCGGACAGACAGACCCAAGAGAAGAAAAAGtgcaaaaataaattttgcaGAATTAGAAAACTCTGATATTGAATTTGATGAATATGACGAGGATGAGGGTTCAGCATCTTTTCCACAGTTCGGGAGTTCAGCAGAAGAAATAGGAACAAGCTATAAACCTGATAAGTCAAGCAGTGTTCAGCTAATGCAGGCATTAGCAAGCAATGCTGCTGCTATAGGCAGTCAAAGTGTGTTAAATAGTGGTGGACTACCGTGCAGTATTTGTGGATTGGACTTCAACCAGGAGTACCGAAGGAACTACCATATGATAAAAGTGCACGGAGTTGCTCATGAAAGTGAAACACACCTGTTCAGATGA
- the LOC127877020 gene encoding uncharacterized protein LOC127877020 produces the protein MAKQRAPNFTLQENTLLAHLMGEEYMNFGVSRHKLDRHRFTSQISSSVKKEMWSNVETTFNANSTGPHRKGSDLEKKWENLTSTQRGIYQDHQRMLTLTGSPPFNSKCTILTEAVMNVIGKEGVDIMGIGPSSLDTSILQLTDMRDDDQQDAEINMTMCTSSAAMSKSVSFNPKRRYTPSMAENGYRSATISPPDKPSPSCCSHCSLHELNALKKRKLELQIQLF, from the exons ATGGCGAAACAACGAGCGCCCAACTTTACATTACAAGAAAACACCCTCCTCGCTCATTTGATGGGTGAAGAGTACATGAACTTCGGTGTGTCCAGGCATAAACTGGACAGACATAGGTTTACCAGCC AAATTTCTAGCTCTGTAAAAAAGGAAATGTGGTCAAATGTGGAGACTACATTTAACGCCAATAGTACAGGGCCCCACAGAAAAGGGAGTGACCTCGAGAAAAAATGGGAGAACCTCACATCTACACAAAGAGGCATCTACCAGGATCATCAGCGTATGCTGACATTGACTG GCAGTCCTCCGTTTAATTCAAAATGCACAATCCTCACTGAGGCTGTGATGAACGTAATTGGAAAAGAGGGAGTTGACATAATGGGTATTGGACCCAGCAGCCTAGACACCTCTATTTTGCAATTGACTGATATGCG TGATGATGACCAGCAAGATGCTGAAATCAACATGACCATGTGTACTTCAAG tgcTGCGATGTCAAAATCAGTTTCCTTTAATCCGAAAAGAAG ATATACACCATCGATGGCTGAGAATGGCTATAGAAGCGCAACTATTTCTCCTCCAGACAAACCTTCACCATCatg TTGCAGTCATTGCAGTCTACATGAACTTAATGCCTTGAAGAAGAGGAAGCTGGAGCttcaaatacaattgttttaG
- the LOC127877019 gene encoding uncharacterized protein LOC127877019, which yields MGDKEFQLNLQELVENYVWDCFKFDLGFLKGLLYRRRNHYFDIQWGYVDFQHDTTKTDRPMIRSVTKDKTELYFTEFQNKSNRDQKYTFSTQRETVSTTKIELQKNYTIGAQTNLEIDLAGVVKIGGGVNGSVSVTNTKGEEFSETLTWNINTEIMVPKWNKARASLYVFEEPSITEFVVTTTLSLPTRSLPVSIRRVKDDKIIKTYWIMNLHCLFSDKQKKDGMVKCETKPVPGKPVDDAIVVIETRGTCRNVSWKNQHVEVQCERMADVGNESIDLHADDEGDDDKAKN from the coding sequence ATGGGCGACAAGGAGTTTCAGCTCAATCTTCAAGAGCTCGTTGAAAACTATGTATGGGATTGCTTCAAGTTCGATCTGGGCTTTTTAAAGGGACTTTTATATCGACGCCGCAACCACTACTTTGACATTCAATGGGGATATGTCGATTTTCAACACGACACTACGAAGACAGACCGTCCAATGATCCGATCGGTTACCAAGGACAAGACAGAACTTTATTTTACCGAGTTCCAGAACAAGTCAAATCGGGATCAGAAGTACACTTTTTCCACCCAAAGAGAGACCGTATCAACCACGAAAATTGAACTCCAAAAAAACTACACAATAGGCGCGCAAACTAACCTTGAGATTGACCTTGCAGGAGTGGTTAAAATCGGAGGCGGCGTAAATGGATCGGTTTCCGTGACCAACACAAAAGGCGAAGAATTTAGCGAGACTTTGACTTGGAATATTAACACAGAAATAATGGTTCCAAAGTGGAACAAGGCACGTGCTTCGTTGTACGTTTTCGAGGAACCCTCCATAACGGAATTCGTGGTGACCACCACCCTCTCGCTGCCGACCAGAAGTCTTCCGGTCTCCATACGGAGGGTCAAAGATGACAAGATAATCAAAACCTACTGGATAATGAACCTTCATTGTCTCTTTTCGGACAAGCAAAAGAAGGACGGTATGGTGAAGTGCGAAACGAAGCCAGTTCCCGGAAAACCAGTAGATGACGCAATTGTTGTCATCGAGACACGTGGTACGTGTAGAAATGTTTCGTGGAAAAACCAGCACGTTGAGGTACAGTGTGAGCGAATGGCGGACGTCGGGAACGAATCAATCGACTTGCATGCCGACGATGAAGGCGACGACGACAAGGCTAAGaactaa